The following coding sequences are from one Nitrospiraceae bacterium window:
- a CDS encoding DUF1330 domain-containing protein produces the protein MSACAVAIVRETRFGPEVKEYLEKIDETLRPYSGTFRVHSGPYHPLEGAWSGDLIIIEFPSLAQAKAWYNSTAYQVIKPLRTSNTDGDVFLVTGVSDSHTATDILG, from the coding sequence ATGTCAGCGTGCGCAGTCGCCATTGTTCGAGAGACGCGGTTTGGTCCTGAGGTCAAAGAATACCTTGAAAAAATCGATGAGACGTTGAGGCCCTACTCAGGAACATTTCGTGTCCACAGTGGCCCCTATCACCCTCTTGAAGGCGCATGGTCTGGAGACCTCATCATTATTGAGTTTCCCAGCCTTGCCCAAGCCAAAGCGTGGTATAACTCGACCGCCTATCAAGTGATCAAACCCTTGCGCACGAGCAACACGGACGGGGATGTGTTTCTGGTGACTGGTGTCTCGGATTCACACACAGCCACTGACATTCTTGGTTGA
- a CDS encoding thioredoxin family protein, whose amino-acid sequence MAIESVMLTLGTTAPPFTLPDVVSGKVYSLDSFTGRTALLVMFICRHCPYVKHVEQEISRIGTDYQDTKLGLIAISSNDPAHYPDDAPERLKEMAQRLQFRFPFCFDDTQAVAKAYKAACTPDFYLFDAERRLAYRGQLDDSRPGNNKPVTGRDLRAGIEAVLAGKPVDRNQKASIGCSIKWKPGNAPPYA is encoded by the coding sequence ATGGCCATCGAGTCGGTGATGCTCACGCTTGGAACAACCGCTCCGCCGTTCACGCTGCCCGACGTCGTGAGCGGCAAAGTCTATTCGCTCGACTCGTTTACCGGCAGGACCGCCCTGCTCGTCATGTTCATCTGCCGTCACTGTCCCTATGTGAAGCACGTCGAGCAGGAAATCAGCAGGATCGGGACCGACTATCAGGACACCAAGCTTGGCCTCATCGCGATCAGCAGCAACGATCCTGCACACTATCCCGATGACGCCCCCGAGCGGCTCAAGGAGATGGCCCAACGACTCCAGTTTCGTTTTCCGTTCTGCTTCGACGACACACAAGCAGTCGCCAAGGCCTACAAGGCCGCCTGTACGCCGGACTTTTATCTCTTTGATGCCGAACGGCGGCTGGCCTATCGCGGGCAACTCGACGACAGTCGCCCGGGCAATAACAAACCGGTGACCGGTCGCGATCTGCGTGCGGGGATCGAGGCCGTGCTCGCCGGCAAGCCGGTGGACCGCAACCAGAAGGCCAGCATCGGCTGCAGCATCAAATGGAAACCCGGCAACGCTCCACCCTACGCCTAA
- a CDS encoding oligopeptide transporter, OPT family, with protein MRLPEITVKAVVLSVILAAVLAAANAYLGLFAGITVSASIPAAVASMAILRLFRRSNILENNIVQTAASSGEALAAGVIFTIPALLLVGYWSTFDYWQTAAIATVGGLLGVLFTIPLRRALIVTARLRFPEGVTTAEVLKVATPDRQDAGPTDFTSDFRTLLSAALLGGAVKFGESGMRLWAESLEGAVQVGRTVLYAGLNLSPALLAVGFIIGLHTAVVVFLGGVVGWMILMPAYGLLNGLPPDRTGLAAAMTIWSGHIRYVGIGAMLTGGLWTLTMLREPLWKSLQTLQDRYRAAGQSPSAVVTARTEQDAPLPWIVVPFALSLVPMAWIYSTVVSSPLIGLLMTVVMALAAFLFSSVAAYMAGLVGSSSNPVSGVTIATIMVAALLLVLFMGSGHPAGPAAALVIGAVVCCAAAMGGDNLQDLKTGHLVGATPWKQQIMQVVGVLTGAVVLVPILSLLQAKYGIGEPTLSHPHPLSAPQATLMASLTRSVFGAGLPWLLVGLGAVIGVLVILLDRRQEIRGSAFRLPVLAVALGIYLPLKLSATICVGGVIAALARRVAAESDDPSRCGLLFAAGLITGEALMGIMLAVPIALAALWPSLSPDPFTLFDSAPFGGWPGLVLVALVGVALYRIAADPMRNKSRGS; from the coding sequence GTGAGACTCCCTGAAATCACCGTCAAAGCGGTCGTGCTGTCGGTGATCCTCGCGGCCGTCTTGGCCGCCGCCAATGCCTACCTGGGACTCTTTGCCGGGATAACTGTGTCCGCGTCCATTCCAGCCGCCGTCGCCTCCATGGCCATTCTCCGCCTGTTCCGCCGGTCCAACATTCTCGAAAACAACATCGTCCAAACCGCGGCCTCCTCAGGCGAGGCGCTGGCTGCGGGCGTGATCTTCACCATTCCCGCGCTGCTCCTGGTTGGCTACTGGTCCACCTTCGACTACTGGCAGACTGCGGCGATCGCCACGGTCGGGGGGCTCCTCGGCGTGCTCTTTACTATCCCTTTGCGGCGCGCGCTGATCGTCACCGCGCGCCTGCGGTTCCCCGAAGGGGTGACGACCGCAGAAGTCTTGAAGGTCGCCACGCCTGATCGACAGGATGCCGGCCCGACCGACTTCACCAGCGATTTCCGGACGCTCTTGTCAGCCGCCCTCCTGGGCGGAGCGGTGAAGTTTGGCGAGAGCGGCATGCGCTTGTGGGCTGAATCCCTGGAAGGAGCGGTACAGGTCGGACGCACCGTGCTCTATGCAGGCCTCAATCTGTCGCCCGCGCTCCTGGCGGTCGGGTTCATCATCGGCCTGCACACGGCCGTGGTCGTCTTTCTGGGCGGCGTCGTCGGATGGATGATCTTGATGCCGGCCTACGGCCTGCTCAATGGTCTCCCGCCCGATCGGACCGGACTCGCGGCCGCGATGACGATCTGGAGCGGCCACATCCGCTATGTCGGCATCGGCGCCATGCTGACGGGCGGACTCTGGACGTTGACGATGTTGCGCGAGCCGCTCTGGAAAAGTCTGCAGACGCTCCAAGACCGGTATCGCGCAGCGGGGCAGTCTCCATCTGCGGTCGTCACGGCCAGAACGGAACAGGACGCGCCGCTCCCCTGGATCGTCGTGCCATTCGCCCTGTCACTGGTCCCGATGGCCTGGATCTACAGCACTGTCGTGAGCAGTCCACTGATCGGCCTCCTCATGACGGTCGTGATGGCGCTTGCGGCGTTCCTCTTTTCCTCGGTCGCGGCCTACATGGCTGGGCTGGTGGGGAGTTCCAGCAACCCTGTGTCGGGCGTCACGATCGCCACGATTATGGTGGCCGCTCTGTTGCTCGTGTTGTTCATGGGATCCGGGCATCCGGCCGGACCGGCGGCGGCTCTGGTGATCGGGGCAGTCGTCTGTTGTGCCGCCGCCATGGGGGGGGACAATCTGCAGGATTTGAAAACTGGTCATCTGGTCGGCGCGACACCGTGGAAACAGCAAATCATGCAGGTCGTCGGAGTGCTGACCGGCGCCGTGGTCCTGGTTCCGATCCTGTCCCTGCTCCAAGCCAAGTACGGGATCGGCGAGCCGACCCTCAGCCATCCTCATCCCCTCAGTGCACCCCAAGCCACACTCATGGCGAGCCTCACGCGCAGCGTCTTCGGTGCCGGACTACCCTGGTTGCTCGTCGGATTGGGCGCAGTGATCGGCGTCCTCGTGATTCTGCTGGATCGTCGGCAAGAAATACGTGGCAGCGCGTTTCGCTTGCCCGTGCTCGCCGTGGCCCTGGGCATCTACTTGCCGTTGAAACTCTCAGCCACCATTTGCGTGGGTGGCGTGATCGCTGCCTTGGCCAGGAGAGTCGCAGCGGAGAGTGATGACCCGTCACGGTGCGGGCTCCTCTTCGCCGCCGGGTTGATTACCGGCGAAGCGTTGATGGGCATCATGCTGGCCGTCCCGATCGCGTTGGCCGCACTCTGGCCCAGCCTCAGCCCCGATCCGTTTACCCTCTTTGACTCAGCTCCCTTCGGCGGCTGGCCCGGCCTCGTCCTCGTCGCATTGGTGGGAGTGGCGCTCTATCGGATCGCGGCAGACCCGATGAGGAACAAGAGCAGAGGTTCCTGA
- a CDS encoding kelch repeat-containing protein, protein MRHLTQLLIAFCLIALPISTHSVEPEPDRGVWRTATPSPTKRTEVTAGTLSDKIYVVGGFEQPSLGNVLNLSITPSLEVYDPSTDRWTVKAPLPVGLHHVGLGVTGGRLYVIGGYKQSGLSVWQPVATVYAYDPATDTWAERASMPTARGALSVTVHDGKLYAIGGYDRNANSAAVEVYDPARNTWVSRAPLPTPRDHLASATVSGKIYAIGGRLNGDYRRNLSVTERYDPAIDQWTRVADLPTARSGITAAEVGGRVYVFGGEGGEGTFRENEAYDPVRDAWQAMTPMPTARHGLGSAAVQGRIHVLSGGPTPGGSFSDLNEVFTPPSSR, encoded by the coding sequence ATGAGACACCTGACGCAGCTCCTCATTGCGTTCTGCCTCATCGCGCTGCCGATCTCGACGCACTCGGTGGAGCCCGAGCCGGATCGCGGCGTCTGGCGCACGGCGACTCCCTCGCCCACGAAGCGGACGGAGGTGACGGCCGGGACGTTGTCCGACAAGATTTACGTCGTGGGCGGATTCGAGCAGCCCAGCTTGGGCAACGTGTTGAATCTGTCGATTACTCCGTCCCTCGAAGTCTACGATCCCTCAACTGACCGATGGACTGTGAAAGCTCCCCTGCCGGTCGGCCTGCATCATGTCGGCCTCGGCGTGACCGGGGGGCGACTGTATGTCATCGGCGGGTACAAGCAGTCGGGACTCAGCGTCTGGCAACCGGTTGCGACGGTGTATGCGTATGATCCGGCCACGGACACCTGGGCCGAGCGTGCGTCGATGCCGACCGCTCGCGGCGCGTTGTCGGTGACCGTGCACGACGGGAAACTGTACGCGATCGGCGGCTACGACCGGAATGCAAATAGCGCGGCGGTCGAGGTCTACGATCCCGCGCGCAACACGTGGGTGTCGCGCGCGCCGCTGCCGACCCCTCGCGATCATCTGGCGAGTGCGACCGTGTCCGGGAAAATCTATGCGATCGGCGGACGTCTGAACGGTGACTATCGGCGGAATCTCTCCGTCACGGAACGGTACGATCCCGCTATTGATCAGTGGACACGCGTCGCGGATCTGCCGACGGCCCGCAGTGGCATTACCGCGGCTGAGGTTGGCGGTCGAGTCTACGTGTTCGGCGGTGAAGGGGGCGAGGGCACGTTCCGTGAGAATGAAGCGTATGATCCGGTGCGTGACGCCTGGCAGGCGATGACGCCGATGCCGACTGCGCGCCACGGTCTCGGGTCGGCAGCGGTACAGGGGCGCATTCACGTCCTCAGCGGCGGGCCGACTCCCGGAGGCTCCTTCAGCGATCTGAACGAAGTGTTTACCCCGCCGTCCAGCCGCTGA